A window of the Plasmodium knowlesi strain H genome assembly, chromosome: 2 genome harbors these coding sequences:
- a CDS encoding AP2 domain transcription factor AP2-L, putative yields the protein MILLRQNNLNQFERAQDLGRLKQLQEEEEEGKKLNSKLQSVKLLDIKKEEFKTISIPLVLYYFFKYYSEFNLKNGRENLQYSLVIDGDVYLGYEVTPFIVVLVRDDHGCDEFVLNKNDSTNVDVCLTEKFSNKVYVTKCEESNKSDILRKSIPIRSVHHPFEQNDSNYSSSHSLNVEEVLSGKDEMRRKEVPNVHMHDGNLPNALIDGVEMADCYSGCYYVDEFRSYLFVMFDEFSQKMIISAFPVEKYGFDRSKRFVLRFSEYEDLIRKAMEKRRTDENGSPLFYVHGDSCPSEKVKDNNKGKDILEKLFRNYFFYLRREFAFFGKDTMLGECASTEGCGNNFFGSGENRDNNDNSSGYSNNGYNHNGYNHNGYNSNGYNSNGYNSNSDNNGDYNNSYYNSGSSNNGDNNSGGNNGGNNNNNNNNNGSDDNDDNDENDDCNENEDSNENDESHENEETNENEETNENEETNENEEYNSNNENNSNDNYKFVDNYACMDLDAKKGLSGEFLNCSKYTNNTNKSEVSTNYFENSCNISANNSNSGCYEESSNLYLNNEEGMTLTSIHLQNGQRLNGDDSVALYDNIGGGSNLDQENTNSDNVYNNIRSYMENYMDNNNVHIINACKRDSCSTNEEQISNNSLNDSIKMKDEILYNANDLVYHSEGLNVKDEMNEPYEPNFLSHKRSSLDVDYKHLDTGVQKKINKKRNKTKLEKSNKNLEDEKKEVLTKVSQITRVGGVCFDKNRQRWIAHWKIDGKYHKHYFPISQYGFENARERAISCRKQAEKLFNLPEIQPRSRWNQVKTNGTSHIKKVAKLPRCEGVAYDELSQSWVSTFVVHKKFSIEDLGFYEARDKAIYCRKAFEKVNIHDDYEILLKDRLGISNEEKEELGALFNIDKSALEKLDAPNNVGGETKVKSKVEKIKVKDNNDYSLESSNGENMNGGGAYPDVKISNEQYLKITQEAIEMILSNIKHKSLPEIKMKLINKEKFENYNTLLDKHFKFITSVKNISQLQPYISLFHKFIIYHTLPHNISLRKQLFIIEALEWSSFFSGAASQKVD from the coding sequence ATGATACTACTGAGACAGAACAATCTGAACCAATTTGAGAGGGCGCAGGATTTGGGGAGGTTAAAACAATtgcaggaggaagaagaagaaggaaaaaagctaAACTCAAAATTGCAGAGTGTAAAGTTACTAGATATTAAGAAGGAGGAATTCAAGACCATTTCCATACCGTTGGTTTTatattacttttttaaatattattctgagtttaatttaaaaaatggaagagagAATTTGCAATATTCATTAGTCATTGATGGGGATGTGTACCTGGGCTATGAGGTGACACCCTTCATCGTTGTTTTGGTTAGGGATGACCATGGATGTGATGAATTcgttttaaataaaaacgaCTCAACTAATGTAGATGTATGTTTAACAGAAAAGTTTTCCAACAAAGTGTATGTAACAAAATGCGAAGAAAGTAATAAGAGCGATATTTTACGAAAGTCTATTCCTATAAGAAGTGTGCACCATCCTTTTGAACAGAATGATAGCAATTATAGTAGTAGCCACTCCCTCAATGTCGAGGAAGTTTTGAGTGGAAAAGATGAAATGCGCAGGAAGGAGGTACcaaatgtgcatatgcacGATGGGAATCTTCCTAATGCACTTATAGATGGAGTAGAAATGGCTGATTGTTACTCCGGCTGCTATTACGTAGATGAATTCAGATCGTACCTATTTGTTATGTTTGATGAGTTCAGccaaaaaatgataataagcGCATTCCCAGTGGAAAAGTATGGGTTCGATAGAAGCAAACGTTTTGTTCTTAGATTCAGTGAGTACGAAGATTTAATAAGGAAGGccatggaaaaaaggagaactgATGAAAATGGTTCACCATTATTTTATGTACATGGGGATAGTTGCCCAAGTGAGAAGGTGAAGGATAACAACAAAGGGAAAGACATTTTAGAAAAACTCTTccgtaattattttttttacctaaGAAGGGAGTTTGCCTTTTTTGGGAAGGACACAATGCTAGGTGAATGTGCGTCGACAGAAGGATgcggaaataatttttttggcaGCGGGGAAAACAGAGACAACAATGATAATTCGAGTGGGTATAGCAACAACGGGTACAATCACAACGGGTACAACCACAACGGATACAACTCCAACGGATACAATTCCAACGGATACAACAGCAATAGTGATAACAACGGAGACTACAACAACAGCTATTATAATAGCGGAAGTAGCAACAACGGAGACAACAACAGTGGCGGTAATAACGGTGGAAataacaacaacaataacaataacaatGGAAGCGACGATAATGATGACAACGATGAGAACGATGACTgcaatgaaaatgaagatagCAACGAAAACGATGAGAGCCATGAAAATGAGGAAACCAACGAAAATGAGGAAACCAACGAAAATGAGGAAACCAATGAAAATGAGGAGTACAATAGTAATAACGAAAACAATAGCAACGATAACTACAAGTTTGTGGATAACTACGCCTGCATGGATTTGGACGCGAAGAAGGGGTTAAGTGGGGAGTTCTTAAATTGCAGCAAGTATACAAATAATACTAATAAAAGTGAAGTTAGcacaaattattttgaaaatagcTGTAACATTAGTGCGAACAATAGTAACAGCGGGTGTTACGAAGAGAGCAGTAATTTATACTTAAACAATGAGGAGGGAATGACGCTTACAAGTATTCACCTTCAAAATGGGCAGCGTCTTAATGGGGATGATAGCGTAGCGCTTTACGACAATATCGGAGGAGGAAGCAACTTAGATCAAGAAAACACAAATAGTGATAATGTGTATAATAATATTCGCAGTTATATGGAAAACTACATGGATAATAacaatgtacatataataaaTGCTTGTAAAAGAGATTCTTGCAGCACCAATGAAGAGCAGATTTCTAACAATTCCCTGAATGATAGTATCAAAATGAAAGATGAAATTTTGTACAATGCGAACGACTTGGTGTACCATAGTGAGGGGCTAAACGTGAAGGACGAAATGAACGAACCATACGAGCCGAACTTCCTGTCTCATAAGAGGAGCAGCCTAGATGTTGATTACAAACATTTGGACACGGgagtgcagaaaaaaattaacaaaaaaagaaataaaaccaAGTTGGAAAAGAGCAATAAAAATCtggaagatgaaaagaaagaagttctCACTAAGGTGTCCCAAATAACCAGAGTGGGTGGAGTATGCTTCGATAAGAATAGGCAGAGATGGATTGCACACTGGAAAATTGATGGAAAATATCATAAGCATTATTTTCCAATAAGTCAGTACGGATTTGAAAATGCACGAGAGAGAGCCATCAGTTGTAGAAAGCAAGCAGAGAAGCTTTTCAACTTGCCAGAAATACAACCACGAAGTAGATGGAACCAAGTCAAAACGAATGGAACTTCTCACATTAAGAAGGTAGCCAAGTTACCAAGATGCGAAGGAGTTGCGTATGATGAGTTGTCACAGAGTTGGGTTAGTACCTTTGTTGTACATAAAAAGTTTTCCATCGAAGACTTGGGTTTTTACGAAGCTAGAGATAAAGCCATTTACTGCAGGAAAGCTTTCGAAAAGGTAAACATACATGACGATTATGAAATTTTGCTCAAAGATAGACTAGGAATAAgtaatgaggaaaaggaagaactggGTGCCCTTTTCAACATTGATAAAAGTGCACTGGAAAAATTAGACGCGCCAAATAATGTTGGGGGGGAGACTAAGGTAAAGAGcaaagtggagaaaataaaggtGAAGGATAACAATGACTACTCGTTAGAGAGTAgcaatggagaaaatatgaatggCGGTGGTGCCTACCCGGATGTCAAAATATCCAACGAGcagtatttaaaaataacgcAGGAAGCCATCGAAATGATTTTAAGCAACATAAAACATAAGTCTCTACCGGAGATTAAAATGAAACTAATTAACAAAGAGAAATTTGAGAATTATAACACCCTCCTGGATAAGCACTTCAAATTTATTACATCAGTGAAGAATATATCGCAGCTGCAGCCGTACATATCCCTTTTCcacaaatttattatttaccATACACTTCCTCATAACATATCCTTAAGGAAGCAGCTGTTCATTATTGAGGCGTTAGAGtggtcttcctttttttcagggGCAGCTAGCCAGAAGGTTGACTAA